A stretch of Plesiomonas shigelloides DNA encodes these proteins:
- the fabV gene encoding enoyl-ACP reductase FabV, with protein MIEPSIQGVIARNSHPAGCAAFLRSWAARCTAPNSNSALSAGPRVLVLGASSGYGLALRTVLLQEYAARTLGVAYERGPSGQYSGSAGWHLSAAFAELAAEQGLPGETLMLDAFAPASRQTVIETIRRDFGQVDLVVYSLAAGQRTVDGRKVRSAIKPAGAPYQGYQLDLATDKLQPVTLEPASSQEMADTVTVMGGEDWQQWMTALQEAGVLAPGARSVAFSYIGPASTWPLYRDGTLGQAKADLHQRAQQINAQLQTLDGGAWVVVAKALVTKASIFIPGMAPYLMALYAVMKEQGVHEDCLDQMQRLCHSQLFAEQVHTDSDQLIRLDDWELAEPVQQAVDARLALLNPDNFMQYGDYQGVKQEFLAMNGFGIAGVDYSDEGA; from the coding sequence ATGATCGAACCAAGCATTCAGGGCGTGATTGCCCGTAACAGCCATCCGGCCGGGTGTGCTGCGTTTTTGCGCAGTTGGGCCGCCCGCTGTACGGCTCCGAACTCAAACTCGGCCTTATCGGCTGGCCCGCGTGTGTTAGTGCTGGGCGCATCATCGGGTTACGGTTTAGCACTGCGCACGGTGTTGCTGCAAGAATATGCCGCGCGCACCTTAGGCGTGGCTTATGAGCGTGGGCCATCGGGGCAGTACAGCGGCTCGGCCGGTTGGCATTTAAGTGCCGCGTTTGCCGAGTTGGCTGCTGAGCAAGGTTTGCCGGGTGAGACGTTGATGCTGGATGCATTTGCGCCGGCCAGTCGGCAGACGGTGATTGAGACTATCCGGCGTGATTTTGGTCAGGTGGATCTGGTGGTGTACAGCTTGGCCGCCGGTCAGCGCACGGTAGATGGGCGTAAAGTGCGTTCGGCCATCAAACCGGCGGGCGCGCCTTATCAAGGCTATCAGCTGGATCTGGCGACCGATAAACTGCAACCGGTAACTCTTGAGCCGGCCAGCAGCCAAGAGATGGCGGATACCGTGACCGTGATGGGCGGTGAGGATTGGCAGCAGTGGATGACGGCGTTGCAAGAGGCTGGCGTGTTGGCCCCCGGCGCACGTAGCGTGGCCTTTTCCTATATTGGCCCAGCCAGTACATGGCCGTTATACCGTGATGGCACCTTAGGGCAGGCGAAAGCGGATTTGCATCAGCGGGCGCAGCAGATTAATGCCCAATTACAAACGCTGGATGGCGGCGCGTGGGTGGTCGTAGCGAAAGCCTTGGTCACCAAAGCCAGTATCTTTATCCCGGGGATGGCGCCGTATTTGATGGCCCTGTATGCGGTGATGAAAGAGCAAGGCGTGCATGAGGATTGTTTGGATCAAATGCAGCGCTTATGTCACAGCCAACTATTTGCCGAGCAGGTACATACCGACAGTGACCAGCTGATTCGCCTCGATGACTGGGAGTTGGCTGAGCCTGTACAGCAGGCGGTCGATGCGCGTTTAGCCTTGTTAAATCCCGATAATTTCATGCAGTACGGCGATTATCAGGGCGTAAAACAGGAATTTTTGGCGATGAATGGATTTGGCATCGCGGGGGTAGATTATTCTGACGAAGGTGCTTAA
- a CDS encoding FadR/GntR family transcriptional regulator, translated as MNHHHQKAAQRNLSYQLAESIGRQILAGQIAPGAILPGEMELGEMYGVSRTAVREAVKMLAAKGMLLPRPRIGTRVMPRRNWNFLDQDLLTWWAEQDDKQKLVDDFQLLRIMLEPKAAAMAAQYASPEDRHQLSLLMGEMRALDECFDKDRWIEVDTQFHQMIYFASGNPFLTPFGNLFKAVFQVYFRTVTRDSVVKLERHQAIIDAILRSDPDAASAAVTALIEHDE; from the coding sequence ATGAATCACCACCATCAAAAAGCGGCCCAGCGTAATCTGTCATATCAGTTGGCAGAAAGTATCGGACGTCAGATTTTGGCAGGTCAAATCGCCCCCGGCGCAATTTTGCCGGGCGAAATGGAATTAGGTGAAATGTACGGGGTAAGCCGTACCGCAGTCCGTGAGGCTGTGAAAATGCTGGCCGCAAAAGGCATGTTGTTACCACGCCCGCGGATCGGAACCCGGGTCATGCCTCGTCGTAACTGGAACTTCCTGGATCAGGATCTCCTGACCTGGTGGGCAGAGCAGGACGACAAGCAAAAATTGGTCGACGACTTTCAGCTACTGCGGATTATGCTGGAGCCAAAAGCGGCAGCGATGGCCGCGCAATATGCGTCACCGGAAGACCGTCATCAGCTCTCGTTGCTGATGGGCGAAATGCGCGCGCTGGACGAGTGCTTTGATAAAGATCGTTGGATTGAAGTGGATACCCAATTCCACCAGATGATCTATTTTGCCAGTGGCAACCCGTTCCTGACGCCGTTCGGTAACCTGTTCAAAGCAGTATTCCAGGTTTATTTCCGTACCGTGACCCGTGACTCGGTGGTCAAACTGGAGCGTCATCAGGCCATTATCGATGCCATTTTGCGTTCGGATCCCGATGCAGCCTCCGCGGCGGTTACCGCGCTGATCGAGCACGACGAATAA
- the mobB gene encoding molybdopterin-guanine dinucleotide biosynthesis protein MobB, with the protein MTLPILGIVGYSGSGKTTLLKALLPLLRQQGIRPALIKHTHHDVDVDTPGKDSFELRKAGAEQTIVVCDQRWALMTETPPEREPAASLDFLCRQLDPTRTDLVLVEGFKHEPIPKIALYRQEVNRPLASLLDAQVIALGSDEPQPVSVPQLDLNQPQQFVDFIARWLLQNKHSIS; encoded by the coding sequence ATGACGTTGCCGATCTTGGGAATTGTGGGTTACAGCGGCAGCGGGAAAACCACCTTGCTCAAAGCGCTGCTGCCTCTGCTACGCCAACAGGGGATCCGTCCAGCACTCATCAAGCACACCCACCACGATGTGGATGTCGACACCCCCGGCAAAGACAGCTTCGAGCTGCGTAAAGCCGGTGCGGAACAAACCATTGTGGTGTGCGATCAACGCTGGGCTTTGATGACCGAAACGCCGCCCGAGCGCGAGCCCGCGGCCAGTTTGGACTTTCTGTGCCGTCAGTTAGACCCCACGCGCACCGATCTGGTGTTGGTCGAAGGCTTTAAACACGAACCGATCCCCAAAATCGCTCTTTACCGACAGGAGGTAAACCGTCCGCTGGCCAGTTTGCTGGATGCGCAGGTGATTGCGCTCGGCTCTGATGAGCCACAGCCGGTCTCGGTACCGCAACTGGATCTGAATCAGCCACAGCAGTTTGTCGATTTTATCGCCCGCTGGCTGTTACAAAATAAGCACTCCATTTCATAG
- the mobA gene encoding molybdenum cofactor guanylyltransferase MobA: MDGDDKGLRQVAGHPLYWYAVQRLQPQVSSLHIIANRNLHSYAESGFPVYPDSTPDFPGPLAGMLTALQHCTTEYVVCVPCDSPLLPRDLVARFAQQIGDASCAIAHDGERAHPVFALLHQRLLPAISASLQQGERRLMAFFQQQHAVTVDFSDQAAAFVNVNTPYNCMMIESELEKLE, from the coding sequence ATGGACGGCGACGATAAGGGATTACGTCAGGTCGCCGGTCATCCTTTATACTGGTATGCCGTGCAACGCCTGCAACCGCAGGTCAGCAGCCTACACATTATCGCCAATCGCAATTTGCATAGTTATGCAGAAAGTGGTTTTCCTGTTTATCCCGATAGCACCCCTGATTTTCCTGGCCCCTTGGCCGGTATGCTCACCGCCTTACAACACTGTACGACAGAGTATGTGGTCTGTGTGCCCTGTGATAGCCCACTTTTGCCACGCGATCTGGTCGCGCGCTTCGCCCAGCAGATAGGGGATGCCAGTTGTGCCATTGCCCACGATGGTGAGCGAGCACATCCGGTGTTTGCGCTGTTACACCAGCGCTTGCTGCCGGCTATCAGTGCCAGTTTGCAACAAGGTGAGCGCCGGTTGATGGCCTTCTTCCAGCAGCAACATGCGGTAACAGTTGACTTTTCCGATCAGGCGGCGGCTTTCGTTAACGTAAATACGCCCTATAATTGTATGATGATAGAGTCTGAATTGGAGAAGTTGGAATGA
- a CDS encoding YihD family protein, whose product MKCHRVNELIELLHPAWQKEPDLNLIAFLQKLAQEAGFTGDFNDLTDDVLIYHLKMREADKAAPIPGLAKDYEDDFKTALLRARGIIKD is encoded by the coding sequence ATGAAATGCCATCGCGTAAATGAATTGATTGAACTGCTGCATCCGGCCTGGCAAAAAGAGCCCGATCTGAACCTGATTGCCTTTTTACAAAAACTGGCGCAGGAAGCGGGTTTTACCGGTGATTTCAACGATCTGACCGATGATGTGTTGATCTATCACCTGAAAATGCGTGAGGCCGATAAAGCCGCGCCAATCCCAGGTCTGGCCAAAGATTACGAAGATGACTTCAAAACCGCGCTGCTGCGTGCACGTGGGATCATCAAAGACTGA
- the ccoG gene encoding cytochrome c oxidase accessory protein CcoG: MQPDPQQKSTIPVKNVNTDINTSDSPSGLKYFDPSQRLYVRAVSGTYQRLRRYGGWVLMLLFFLLPWLPYQGRQAILLDVEQQQFHFFATTLFPQDLTLLAWLLIIAAFALFFITTFLGRVWCGYLCPQTVWTFIFIWFEERFEGTANQRRALDKAPRSANKILRKTATHLCWLGFSLLTALAFVSYFVPAKALYSEFFRAASGGWTVFWVLFFTACTYANAGWMRSIMCTHMCPYARFQSAMFDRDTFIVAYDSARGEPRGPRRRKVDPASLGLGACIDCDLCVQVCPTGIDIRQGLQYECINCGACIDACDQTMQQMGYAPGLISYTTEHKLAGHKTRLLRPKLLGYGLVLVVMIGLFSANLLRLQPANLEVLRDRNQLYRINNEGAIENTFILKLQNKTQQPVTYQLAVQGLPTDVQWLGPQKVQVAPGEVDTIPLTLAVPEGAALSAVQPIRFSATAVNGNGAAVSAESRFFSER, encoded by the coding sequence ATGCAGCCAGATCCGCAGCAAAAATCGACCATTCCGGTCAAGAATGTCAACACGGATATTAACACCTCGGACAGTCCTTCTGGGTTGAAGTATTTTGACCCGAGTCAGCGCCTGTATGTTCGCGCCGTCAGCGGAACTTATCAGCGTCTACGTCGTTACGGTGGTTGGGTGTTGATGCTGCTGTTTTTCCTGCTGCCGTGGTTACCTTACCAAGGGCGACAAGCGATTTTGCTGGATGTGGAGCAGCAACAGTTTCACTTTTTTGCCACCACCTTGTTTCCACAAGATCTCACCTTGCTGGCTTGGTTACTGATCATTGCCGCTTTTGCCCTGTTTTTTATTACCACCTTTTTAGGCCGCGTCTGGTGCGGGTATTTGTGCCCGCAAACGGTGTGGACGTTCATTTTTATCTGGTTTGAAGAGCGTTTTGAAGGCACTGCCAACCAGCGTCGAGCATTGGATAAAGCCCCGCGTAGCGCCAATAAAATTCTGCGTAAAACCGCCACGCATCTGTGCTGGCTGGGGTTTTCCCTGCTGACGGCATTGGCGTTTGTCAGCTACTTTGTGCCAGCGAAAGCACTGTACAGCGAATTTTTCCGCGCCGCCTCTGGCGGGTGGACGGTCTTTTGGGTGCTGTTTTTTACCGCCTGCACTTACGCCAATGCCGGTTGGATGCGTTCTATCATGTGTACGCACATGTGCCCGTACGCCCGTTTTCAATCAGCGATGTTCGATCGCGATACCTTTATCGTGGCCTACGACAGCGCGCGCGGAGAGCCGCGTGGGCCGCGGCGGCGCAAAGTTGATCCGGCGAGCTTAGGCCTAGGCGCCTGTATCGATTGCGATCTGTGCGTGCAGGTATGCCCGACCGGCATCGATATTCGCCAAGGCTTGCAGTATGAGTGCATCAACTGCGGGGCGTGTATCGATGCCTGCGATCAAACCATGCAGCAGATGGGCTATGCACCGGGACTAATCAGCTATACCACCGAGCACAAGCTGGCCGGCCACAAAACCCGCTTACTGCGACCGAAACTGCTGGGCTATGGGTTGGTACTGGTGGTGATGATCGGGCTCTTTAGTGCCAATTTACTGCGCTTACAACCGGCCAATTTAGAGGTGCTGCGCGATCGTAATCAGCTGTATCGCATTAACAACGAAGGCGCGATTGAAAATACCTTTATCCTCAAGCTGCAAAATAAAACCCAGCAACCGGTGACGTACCAGTTAGCGGTGCAAGGGCTGCCGACTGATGTGCAGTGGTTGGGGCCACAGAAAGTGCAAGTGGCGCCTGGTGAGGTGGATACCATTCCGCTGACGTTGGCCGTACCTGAAGGCGCGGCGTTATCTGCGGTGCAGCCGATCCGCTTTAGTGCTACTGCCGTCAACGGCAACGGCGCCGCAGTGAGTGCGGAGAGTCGCTTTTTTAGCGAGCGTTAA
- a CDS encoding serine/threonine protein kinase produces MTEHSSAFAFQTLSPDLIMDALEVVGIRVDSGLLALNSYENRVYQLLDEDRRRYVVKFYRPQRWSAAQIREEHAFACELAAAEIPVVAPLTLQGDTLHQHEGFWFAVFPSVGGRQYEVDNLEQLEWVGRFMGRLHQQGQKQLFNARPTLGLDEYLYQPRDFLQQSDFIPAELRPVFFADLNMLINEIEQHWYSDWQPLRLHGDCHPGNILWRDGPLFVDLDDARNGPAVQDLWMLLNGERHERLMQLDILLESYGEFCDFTARELQLIEPLRGLRMVHYMAWLARRWEDPAFPRSFPWFAEPRYWEQQILACKEQIAALREPPLQLMPMY; encoded by the coding sequence ATGACTGAGCACAGCAGCGCATTTGCTTTTCAAACACTCTCTCCCGATCTGATTATGGATGCCCTAGAGGTGGTCGGGATCCGTGTCGATTCCGGTTTGTTGGCTCTTAACAGCTATGAAAACCGCGTGTACCAGTTACTGGATGAAGACCGGCGCCGGTACGTGGTGAAATTTTATCGTCCACAGCGCTGGAGTGCGGCGCAGATCCGCGAAGAGCATGCGTTTGCCTGTGAGCTGGCCGCCGCCGAGATCCCGGTGGTAGCGCCACTGACCCTGCAAGGCGATACCCTGCATCAGCACGAGGGTTTTTGGTTTGCGGTATTCCCGAGTGTCGGCGGACGCCAGTATGAAGTGGACAATCTGGAGCAGCTGGAGTGGGTGGGGCGCTTTATGGGCCGTCTGCACCAGCAGGGGCAAAAGCAGCTGTTTAACGCCCGGCCGACGCTGGGGCTGGATGAATACCTGTATCAGCCGCGCGATTTTTTACAACAATCCGATTTTATTCCGGCCGAATTACGTCCGGTGTTCTTTGCCGATCTGAATATGCTGATCAACGAAATCGAGCAGCACTGGTATAGCGATTGGCAGCCACTGCGCCTGCACGGTGATTGTCATCCGGGCAATATTTTGTGGCGCGATGGCCCGCTGTTTGTCGATTTGGATGACGCGCGCAATGGCCCAGCGGTGCAGGATTTATGGATGTTGCTTAACGGTGAGCGGCATGAGCGTTTGATGCAGCTGGATATTCTGCTGGAAAGTTATGGCGAATTTTGTGATTTTACTGCGCGGGAATTGCAACTGATCGAGCCTTTGCGTGGTCTGAGGATGGTGCATTACATGGCGTGGCTGGCTCGGCGCTGGGAAGACCCAGCATTTCCGCGCAGCTTTCCATGGTTTGCTGAGCCGCGTTATTGGGAGCAGCAGATCTTGGCCTGTAAAGAGCAGATCGCCGCGTTGCGCGAACCGCCATTGCAATTGATGCCAATGTATTAA
- the dsbA gene encoding thiol:disulfide interchange protein DsbA, whose translation MKKIWLTLAGLLLATQVAAAEFTEGKQYVALERPATARPEAIEFFSFYCPACFAFENTFHIPQMIRSEMPTDGQFKQYHVDFLGPLGKDLSQAWAVANVLGVEQKVAPVLFEGIQKTRSIKTPADIRAAFEKIGVKGDEYDAALSSFMVSSFVAQQAKAAQDFQVEGVPSIYINGKFRIEPRGFDAKNNDQFVQQYGALVKFLLQQK comes from the coding sequence ATGAAGAAGATTTGGCTGACGTTAGCGGGATTGTTGCTGGCGACTCAAGTGGCTGCCGCCGAGTTTACTGAGGGTAAACAGTATGTGGCTTTGGAGCGTCCGGCTACTGCCAGACCGGAAGCCATTGAGTTTTTCTCCTTCTACTGCCCAGCGTGTTTTGCGTTTGAAAATACGTTCCATATTCCGCAGATGATCCGCTCTGAAATGCCGACAGATGGCCAGTTCAAGCAATACCACGTTGATTTTCTGGGCCCATTGGGTAAAGACCTGAGCCAAGCGTGGGCGGTGGCCAATGTGTTGGGTGTGGAGCAGAAAGTAGCACCGGTGCTGTTTGAAGGGATCCAGAAAACCCGTAGCATCAAAACGCCAGCCGATATCCGCGCCGCGTTTGAAAAAATCGGTGTGAAGGGTGATGAGTATGATGCCGCGCTGAGCAGCTTTATGGTGAGCTCGTTTGTCGCGCAGCAAGCTAAAGCAGCGCAGGACTTCCAAGTGGAAGGCGTGCCATCTATCTACATTAACGGCAAATTTCGCATCGAACCTCGCGGTTTTGACGCGAAAAACAATGATCAATTTGTGCAGCAATACGGCGCGTTAGTTAAATTCCTGCTGCAACAAAAGTAA
- a CDS encoding DsbA family protein, whose product MLVATLLLAAPAFSPALQAAEFTDGKQYTTFDKPATAKPQALEFFSFYCPHCYAFEYDYGLPAKIESALPKDGEFIQYHVDFLGPLGPDLTRAWAVAMALGVEKQIQPVLFNGIQKTRTINSVADIRNAFLQIGVSAQEYDSALNSFMVNALVAKQQQAAQAYELRGVPTVIIDGKYQINMGGLPADSTEQFIQSYDGVVKFLLQQPRA is encoded by the coding sequence ATGCTGGTGGCAACGTTATTATTGGCGGCTCCCGCATTCAGCCCAGCACTGCAGGCCGCGGAATTCACCGATGGCAAGCAGTACACCACCTTTGATAAACCGGCCACCGCCAAGCCACAAGCACTAGAGTTTTTCTCGTTTTATTGTCCGCATTGTTACGCGTTTGAGTATGACTATGGCCTGCCGGCCAAGATCGAATCAGCGCTGCCGAAAGACGGTGAGTTTATCCAATATCACGTCGATTTTTTAGGGCCGTTAGGGCCGGATTTGACCCGTGCGTGGGCGGTGGCGATGGCGCTAGGGGTGGAAAAGCAGATCCAACCGGTGCTGTTTAACGGGATCCAGAAAACCCGCACCATCAACAGCGTGGCTGATATCCGCAATGCCTTTTTGCAAATCGGGGTAAGTGCACAAGAGTATGACTCGGCGCTGAACAGTTTCATGGTCAACGCGCTGGTCGCCAAGCAACAGCAAGCGGCGCAAGCCTATGAGCTGCGCGGTGTGCCGACCGTGATCATTGATGGTAAATACCAGATTAACATGGGCGGTTTGCCGGCGGATTCTACCGAGCAGTTTATCCAAAGCTATGA